The Planococcus donghaensis genome contains a region encoding:
- a CDS encoding CDP-glycerol glycerophosphotransferase family protein produces MSVELKDKGRLDALTIFFKVSAAYTLSLFTKKKDSKKIVLVGGNLGEKYEDNAAVYHNYLITNHKEQVTAYWMYDPKTTYAKDQKIENAVPLGSFKNYLLFFQADYTFHGHSLLYDIAPAADKFLFLNRKTIITHISHGIEGFKKILIQKEDVPLLKRTDYFNCASQYEYNLKLHEWKMPEHKLIVTGFPRFDRYPPQQPVKEVKNILMMMTWREWLFDLTKEEFIDSPYFKSMTGILQHEGIKKLLTEHDIHLNIALHPFMKKFENYFTNLTNDEQRVRFLDFNKQTIAQSIDKNDMLLTDITSVSWDFLYLNKPIIFYMFDQQEYLEKRGSYLNMDTDLSGYKANSIEHVYEYLKKIVEEKITWNEWYPKATDYIDYFDQDNCKRLTHRVMSLQ; encoded by the coding sequence ATACCCTGTCTTTGTTTACCAAAAAGAAAGACAGCAAGAAAATTGTATTGGTTGGAGGAAATCTAGGAGAGAAATACGAGGATAATGCCGCGGTTTACCACAACTACTTAATAACCAATCATAAAGAACAAGTAACCGCTTATTGGATGTATGATCCGAAAACTACATATGCCAAAGATCAAAAAATCGAAAATGCAGTACCGCTTGGAAGCTTTAAAAACTACTTACTGTTTTTCCAAGCTGATTACACATTTCATGGCCATTCTCTTCTTTACGATATTGCTCCAGCAGCGGATAAATTTCTTTTTCTTAACCGCAAAACAATCATTACTCACATTAGTCATGGTATTGAAGGATTTAAGAAAATACTTATCCAAAAAGAAGATGTTCCTTTATTAAAAAGAACCGATTATTTTAATTGCGCTTCTCAGTACGAATACAATTTGAAGCTACATGAATGGAAAATGCCTGAACATAAATTGATTGTTACAGGTTTTCCTCGGTTTGATCGTTATCCCCCTCAACAACCCGTTAAAGAAGTTAAAAATATTTTGATGATGATGACTTGGCGTGAATGGCTTTTTGACTTAACAAAAGAGGAATTTATCGACAGTCCTTATTTTAAAAGCATGACGGGTATATTGCAGCATGAAGGTATTAAAAAACTATTAACTGAACATGATATTCATTTAAATATCGCGTTGCATCCTTTTATGAAAAAGTTTGAAAACTATTTTACCAATCTGACGAACGATGAACAGCGTGTTCGATTCCTCGATTTCAACAAACAAACAATTGCACAATCTATTGATAAAAACGATATGTTATTAACCGATATCACAAGCGTCTCATGGGATTTTCTCTACTTAAACAAACCGATTATTTTCTATATGTTTGATCAACAAGAATATTTAGAGAAACGTGGATCCTATTTAAACATGGATACCGACCTTTCTGGATACAAGGCAAATTCCATCGAACACGTTTATGAATATTTGAAAAAAATAGTTGAAGAAAAAATTACTTGGAATGAATGGTATCCAAAAGCAACCGATTATATCGACTACTTCGATCAAGACAATTGTAAACGTTTGACTCATCGTGTCATGAGTTTACAATAG
- a CDS encoding exodeoxyribonuclease III, translating into MKLISWNVNGLRAVMKKGFMDFFTEVNADIFCLQEIKLQEGQIEMDLPGYYTYWNYAHKKGYSGTAIFTKKEPLSIQYGLGVEELDKEGRIITLEFENHYMITVYTPNSQHGLLRLDYRLLWEEAILSFVKTLDNHKPVLLCGDLNVAHKEIDLKNPKANKKNSGFTPEERGKMTQFLESGFVDTFRYFYPEEEGHYSWWSYRSNCREKNVGWRIDYFLASQRLVPELQNAKIHKDIWGSDHCPVELQIEC; encoded by the coding sequence TTGAAGTTAATTTCGTGGAATGTAAACGGCCTTCGGGCGGTTATGAAAAAAGGATTTATGGATTTTTTTACGGAAGTAAATGCGGATATTTTTTGTTTACAAGAAATAAAATTACAAGAAGGACAAATTGAAATGGACCTTCCTGGTTATTATACATATTGGAATTACGCTCATAAAAAAGGCTATTCAGGAACAGCCATTTTTACGAAAAAAGAGCCTTTATCGATTCAATATGGTCTCGGGGTAGAGGAACTTGATAAAGAAGGGCGAATTATTACATTGGAATTTGAGAACCATTATATGATCACTGTTTATACACCAAACTCTCAGCATGGCTTGTTGCGATTGGACTATCGGTTATTGTGGGAAGAGGCTATTTTGTCATTCGTAAAAACATTAGACAATCATAAGCCAGTATTGTTATGTGGAGATTTAAACGTGGCACACAAAGAAATCGATTTGAAAAATCCAAAAGCTAATAAAAAGAATTCTGGGTTTACACCTGAAGAACGAGGCAAGATGACACAGTTTTTAGAAAGTGGATTTGTCGACACGTTCCGTTATTTTTACCCAGAAGAAGAAGGACATTATTCTTGGTGGTCTTACCGTTCTAACTGTCGTGAGAAAAATGTCGGATGGCGAATCGATTATTTCTTAGCATCTCAACGACTAGTGCCAGAACTTCAAAATGCGAAAATACACAAAGATATATGGGGTTCTGATCATTGCCCTGTTGAGTTACAAATAGAATGTTAA
- the thiD gene encoding bifunctional hydroxymethylpyrimidine kinase/phosphomethylpyrimidine kinase: MKKTPQTLTIAGSDSGGGAGIQADLKTFQELGVYGTSAITAVTAQNTMGISAIYPMSTQAIQTQLAAVGDDFDISALKTGMLFNPEIIQETANAIRHYGWGNLVVDPVMIAKGGANLLQPVAVEALKNYLLPLAFLVTPNIPEAEALTGISITDVFSRRRAAEKILSLGAQAVVIKGGHATDPEHAEDYFLHVNGESAVYRAARISTNQTHGTGCTFAAAVTAQLAKGQDLKKAILTAKEFIQAALSDPLNIGNGHGPTNHGAYQLRRSEKMEVTKIEVFQ; the protein is encoded by the coding sequence ATGAAGAAAACACCACAAACTTTGACAATAGCGGGTTCAGATTCAGGAGGAGGAGCTGGCATTCAAGCCGATTTAAAAACCTTTCAAGAACTAGGTGTTTACGGGACTTCTGCCATCACAGCGGTCACAGCTCAAAACACAATGGGTATTAGCGCAATTTATCCGATGTCGACACAAGCGATTCAAACTCAATTAGCAGCAGTAGGTGATGATTTTGACATCAGCGCTTTGAAAACAGGCATGCTATTTAATCCTGAAATTATTCAAGAAACCGCTAATGCAATCCGACACTATGGGTGGGGAAATTTAGTCGTCGATCCAGTCATGATTGCTAAAGGGGGTGCAAATTTATTGCAGCCTGTCGCAGTAGAAGCATTAAAAAACTATTTATTGCCTTTAGCATTTCTTGTCACACCGAACATTCCGGAAGCAGAAGCATTAACTGGTATTTCGATTACAGATGTTTTCAGTCGACGCCGAGCAGCCGAGAAGATTTTATCATTAGGAGCACAAGCGGTGGTCATTAAAGGCGGACATGCAACTGATCCAGAACATGCAGAAGATTATTTTCTGCATGTGAACGGCGAATCGGCAGTGTACCGCGCCGCTCGCATTTCGACAAACCAAACACATGGTACAGGCTGCACATTCGCAGCGGCAGTAACGGCACAGCTTGCTAAAGGTCAGGACCTTAAAAAAGCAATTTTGACAGCGAAGGAATTTATCCAAGCGGCGCTTAGCGATCCACTGAATATTGGTAATGGGCACGGTCCTACAAATCACGGAGCTTACCAACTGAGAAGAAGTGAAAAGATGGAGGTAACTAAAATTGAAGTTTTCCAATAA
- a CDS encoding MFS transporter has product MKKYSKEEKSWALYDWGSSAYSIIITTAVFPIYYKASATGAGVSLSDSTAYLGYTIAIFTFILAMIGPILGTIADYEGMKKRFFVGFFLLGTISTALLAFIPNENWLLMLICYVFAALGATGANLFYDAFIVDVTTEKRMNSVSSFGYGLGYIGSTIPFILSIAIILLSQNGVLPISVTIASRIAFLITAIWWGVFSIPMFRHVKQVHFIKREPRLVRQSFKRLGKTIREIRQYRALVLFLIAYFFYIDGVGTIIALSTAYGTDLGLDSSSLLIVLFVTQVVAAPFAILYGRLANRFTGKKMLYVGICVYIFICIYAFFLETITDFWILAMLVATSQGGIQALSRSYFGKLVPKENSNEFFGFYNVFGKFAAILGPLLVAVTSQITGKSNMGVFSLVVLFVIGLIVLSRVPEPKPHESIDEVSSI; this is encoded by the coding sequence ATGAAAAAGTATTCAAAAGAAGAGAAAAGTTGGGCATTATACGATTGGGGAAGTTCTGCTTATTCTATTATAATTACGACAGCCGTTTTCCCGATTTACTATAAAGCTTCAGCTACTGGAGCGGGTGTCAGTTTATCCGACTCGACAGCTTATTTAGGGTATACGATTGCGATCTTCACGTTCATACTGGCGATGATTGGACCTATATTAGGTACGATCGCTGATTACGAAGGTATGAAAAAGCGCTTTTTTGTTGGCTTTTTCCTATTAGGAACCATTTCAACAGCTCTACTCGCTTTTATACCAAACGAAAATTGGTTATTGATGTTAATTTGTTATGTATTTGCTGCTCTTGGCGCGACCGGTGCTAATTTGTTTTATGACGCATTTATTGTGGACGTAACGACAGAAAAACGAATGAACAGCGTCTCTTCTTTCGGTTACGGATTAGGATATATCGGCTCAACAATTCCATTTATCTTGTCAATTGCCATTATTCTACTCTCCCAAAATGGGGTGCTTCCCATTTCTGTAACCATTGCTAGTCGAATCGCCTTTTTAATCACAGCCATTTGGTGGGGTGTTTTCTCAATTCCAATGTTCCGTCATGTGAAACAAGTTCACTTTATTAAACGAGAACCACGTCTTGTCCGTCAGAGCTTTAAGCGCTTAGGTAAAACAATTCGAGAAATCCGCCAGTACCGTGCATTAGTGTTGTTTTTAATCGCGTATTTCTTTTATATTGACGGGGTCGGAACGATTATTGCTTTATCAACTGCTTATGGAACCGACTTAGGTTTGGATTCATCAAGCCTGTTAATTGTCCTGTTTGTTACACAAGTAGTCGCCGCTCCATTTGCTATTCTTTATGGTCGTTTGGCTAACCGATTTACAGGTAAAAAGATGCTTTATGTCGGCATTTGCGTTTATATCTTTATTTGCATTTACGCCTTTTTCCTAGAAACCATTACAGATTTTTGGATTCTCGCTATGCTAGTAGCAACGAGTCAAGGAGGCATTCAAGCACTCAGCCGTTCTTATTTCGGCAAGCTTGTTCCGAAAGAAAATTCCAATGAATTTTTCGGCTTTTATAACGTTTTCGGGAAGTTTGCTGCTATTCTAGGACCATTGCTTGTAGCCGTCACTTCTCAAATAACGGGTAAATCCAATATGGGCGTGTTCAGCCTCGTCGTGTTGTTTGTAATCGGACTTATCGTTTTGTCCCGCGTACCGGAACCAAAACCTCATGAATCCATAGATGAAGTATCCAGCATCTAA
- the thiM gene encoding hydroxyethylthiazole kinase — protein MIQLIKEQNPVVHCITNHVVSNFQANGLLAIGASPIMGEAPEEAAELASLSQALSLNIGTLHTESLKSMLLAGKRANQLGIPVVLDPVGAGASGFRLQAVREILGTVYVNVLRCNAGELAAIAGEQWKSKGVDAGEGLLDVKALAVVTSKKLGVVIAVTGPIDIVTDGESVIEIPYGDPLMASITGTGCLLSSVVAAGLAVSTKKPIETVRDVLRFYAIAGEQARREAQLPGDFQQAFMNRIASLTDREVSARISLQEETV, from the coding sequence ATGATTCAGCTGATAAAAGAGCAAAATCCAGTGGTGCATTGTATTACCAATCATGTGGTATCCAATTTTCAAGCGAATGGCCTTTTAGCAATTGGTGCGTCGCCGATTATGGGAGAAGCACCAGAAGAAGCAGCAGAACTGGCTTCATTATCTCAAGCGCTGTCATTAAATATCGGAACCTTGCATACAGAGTCATTAAAAAGCATGTTGCTTGCGGGAAAACGAGCCAATCAATTGGGCATTCCAGTTGTGTTAGATCCCGTTGGAGCAGGGGCAAGTGGCTTTCGTCTACAAGCAGTTCGTGAAATTTTAGGTACAGTATACGTTAATGTGCTTCGATGCAACGCAGGAGAGCTTGCGGCAATAGCTGGGGAACAATGGAAGTCAAAAGGTGTGGACGCAGGAGAAGGGCTCTTAGACGTTAAAGCGCTTGCTGTTGTCACTTCAAAAAAATTAGGAGTGGTCATAGCGGTCACAGGGCCAATAGATATTGTGACGGACGGAGAATCTGTTATTGAAATTCCTTATGGAGATCCACTTATGGCGTCTATCACAGGTACAGGTTGTTTATTGAGTAGTGTAGTTGCTGCAGGTCTAGCTGTTTCTACTAAAAAACCGATAGAAACTGTTCGTGATGTTTTACGTTTTTACGCAATTGCGGGAGAACAAGCTCGTCGAGAGGCCCAGCTCCCTGGAGATTTTCAGCAAGCTTTTATGAATCGTATAGCTAGCTTGACCGACAGGGAAGTAAGCGCGCGAATTTCTTTACAGGAGGAGACAGTATGA
- a CDS encoding YkuS family protein — MAKVAVEHPFTSVREALEKKGYQADMLEDKADSTDYDVIVVRDQEDLADYHMSVSLVEAKGRTLYEIVEEVEERLVRGGKIDNPQPTEAERKESGGGGGFLIGAATGAVIGAAAGLLLAPKSGKELQEIVKEKAVALKEENAEGSGGAIDQVKEKATQLKERTNDIKETAKGKADELKAKRMEKQEEKEVKKQEKAIEKEVKEQEKAMKKEEKQEEKAEKEHEKAEKTVEKEIKKANKEAGKEESGTEVVDLKDATVTKDNAGNVTVKAEDPNKK; from the coding sequence ATGGCAAAAGTTGCAGTTGAGCATCCATTTACATCAGTACGTGAAGCATTGGAGAAAAAGGGTTATCAGGCAGATATGCTAGAGGATAAAGCAGATTCGACTGATTATGACGTAATCGTTGTACGAGATCAGGAAGATTTAGCTGATTATCACATGAGCGTATCGCTTGTTGAAGCTAAAGGACGTACATTATATGAAATCGTAGAAGAAGTAGAAGAACGTCTTGTGCGCGGTGGGAAAATCGATAACCCACAACCTACAGAAGCCGAGCGCAAAGAAAGTGGCGGAGGTGGCGGATTCCTAATCGGTGCTGCAACGGGCGCAGTTATCGGAGCGGCAGCAGGACTATTATTAGCACCGAAAAGCGGCAAAGAACTTCAAGAAATCGTTAAAGAAAAAGCGGTTGCGTTAAAAGAAGAAAATGCTGAAGGTTCAGGTGGCGCAATAGACCAAGTAAAAGAAAAAGCCACTCAACTAAAAGAAAGAACAAATGATATTAAAGAAACAGCTAAAGGCAAAGCTGATGAACTTAAAGCAAAACGGATGGAAAAACAAGAAGAAAAAGAAGTGAAAAAACAAGAAAAAGCAATTGAAAAAGAAGTAAAAGAGCAAGAGAAAGCTATGAAAAAAGAAGAAAAACAAGAAGAAAAAGCTGAAAAAGAACATGAAAAAGCTGAAAAAACAGTAGAAAAAGAAATTAAAAAAGCTAATAAAGAAGCAGGCAAAGAAGAAAGCGGAACGGAAGTTGTTGATTTAAAAGATGCGACTGTCACAAAAGACAATGCAGGCAACGTAACCGTAAAAGCTGAAGATCCTAATAAAAAATAA
- the tenA gene encoding thiaminase II, translating to MTFCKEVRKECDHLWQASFDHPFVKGIEDGTLPVDVFRFYVMQDAYYLSHFAKIQALGASKAKDLETTQRFAIHASHTSTAELSLHQSFMKMLDVTEKDWLAFQPSPTAYAYVSHMYRASAGDLADVLAAILPCYWLYYEIGERLKNAKPDHPIYDRWIETYGSEEFGELVNEQIERMNRLAEELPEARRKELKDHFLKSSYYELNFWDQAWRKETWSIDAIEKVGV from the coding sequence ATGACTTTTTGTAAAGAAGTAAGAAAAGAATGTGACCACCTATGGCAGGCGAGTTTTGATCATCCATTTGTTAAAGGAATTGAAGATGGGACATTGCCGGTCGATGTATTCCGTTTTTACGTCATGCAAGATGCTTATTACTTATCACATTTCGCGAAAATTCAAGCACTTGGTGCATCAAAAGCAAAAGACTTAGAAACAACGCAACGTTTTGCGATTCATGCATCACATACAAGTACGGCTGAATTATCTTTACACCAATCCTTTATGAAAATGTTAGATGTTACGGAAAAAGATTGGTTAGCATTTCAACCTTCTCCGACTGCATATGCATATGTATCTCATATGTACCGAGCATCTGCAGGGGATTTAGCAGACGTCCTAGCGGCCATTTTGCCTTGTTATTGGCTGTATTATGAAATCGGCGAACGGTTGAAAAATGCCAAACCGGATCATCCGATTTATGACCGTTGGATTGAAACTTACGGTTCCGAGGAATTTGGGGAACTTGTCAATGAACAAATCGAACGGATGAATCGTTTGGCTGAAGAACTGCCAGAAGCTCGCCGCAAAGAACTAAAAGACCATTTTCTAAAGAGCAGTTATTACGAATTAAATTTTTGGGACCAAGCATGGAGAAAAGAAACGTGGTCTATAGATGCGATTGAAAAAGTAGGTGTCTAA
- a CDS encoding acetyl-CoA hydrolase/transferase family protein, with protein sequence MDNKLHRIKVTELQDRVVSADEAASWIKDGMTLGLSGFTRAGDAKAIPYALVRRAETEQFKVNVFTGASLGSDVDKLMAEAGIVHKRLPFQADPAMRRKINNGDIMFVDHHLSQTAEWIRAGVIEPIDFAVIEALEITEDGMIIPTTSVGNSSVFVKHAKNVIIEINLSQPELFRGVHDIYEPGKQGQRSPIPLTGVNDRIGTIGIPVDLEKVKGIVFTDQADSPSTILPSDEETETMAGHLLDFLRAEVASGRLTNQLAPLQSGIGSVANAVLHGLVDSEFHDMEVYSEVLQDAVFDLIDAGKVKVASASSITLSKEKMAQVFGDFEKYRDKILLRPQEITNHPGLIRRLGLISINTALEFDIYGNVNSTHVSGTRMMNGIGGSGDFARNARLSIFVTKSIAKEGIISSVVPFVSHVDHTEHDVDIVVTEQGYADLRGLAPRERVPVIIENCVHPMYREQMRAYYAEALLRGGQTPHVLEKAFSWHANLATNGSMLLSE encoded by the coding sequence ATGGACAATAAACTTCATCGTATTAAAGTCACGGAATTACAGGACCGAGTTGTATCTGCGGATGAAGCAGCTTCTTGGATCAAAGACGGAATGACCCTTGGATTAAGTGGATTCACGCGTGCAGGAGATGCAAAAGCAATTCCTTATGCGTTGGTTCGACGTGCCGAAACAGAGCAGTTTAAAGTAAATGTTTTTACGGGAGCTTCTTTAGGCTCAGACGTTGATAAATTAATGGCAGAAGCAGGAATCGTTCATAAGCGGTTACCATTTCAGGCCGACCCCGCCATGCGTAGAAAAATAAACAATGGCGACATCATGTTTGTCGACCATCATTTGTCTCAAACAGCTGAATGGATTCGAGCAGGCGTCATCGAACCCATCGATTTTGCTGTGATTGAAGCATTGGAGATAACAGAAGATGGCATGATTATTCCCACAACTTCAGTTGGGAACTCATCGGTTTTCGTGAAGCATGCGAAAAACGTCATTATTGAAATTAATCTTTCACAACCAGAGCTATTTAGAGGAGTTCACGATATTTATGAACCTGGAAAACAAGGACAACGCTCGCCGATTCCGTTAACGGGTGTGAATGACCGCATTGGAACAATCGGTATACCGGTGGACTTGGAAAAAGTAAAAGGGATTGTGTTTACTGATCAAGCCGATTCACCCTCAACGATTTTACCGTCAGATGAGGAAACGGAAACGATGGCCGGACATTTGTTGGATTTCTTGCGTGCAGAAGTAGCATCAGGGCGATTGACTAACCAGCTTGCCCCTTTACAATCCGGTATCGGTTCAGTAGCGAACGCAGTTCTCCACGGGTTGGTTGATTCGGAGTTTCACGATATGGAAGTTTATTCAGAAGTGCTTCAAGATGCCGTTTTTGATTTGATTGATGCAGGGAAAGTGAAGGTTGCATCGGCTTCTTCCATTACTTTATCAAAAGAAAAAATGGCACAAGTATTTGGAGATTTTGAAAAATATCGCGATAAAATTCTTTTACGACCACAAGAAATCACAAATCATCCCGGACTTATTCGTCGACTTGGATTGATTTCGATTAATACGGCGCTAGAGTTTGATATTTATGGCAATGTAAATTCCACACATGTGTCTGGTACAAGAATGATGAACGGTATTGGTGGATCCGGAGACTTTGCGCGGAATGCACGATTGTCCATCTTTGTCACAAAGTCGATTGCTAAAGAAGGCATTATTTCAAGTGTGGTGCCATTTGTATCGCATGTCGATCATACGGAACACGATGTAGATATTGTGGTGACTGAGCAGGGCTATGCAGATTTGCGTGGACTGGCTCCGCGTGAGCGAGTGCCTGTTATTATTGAAAATTGTGTTCACCCGATGTATCGTGAACAAATGCGTGCTTACTATGCCGAAGCATTATTGCGTGGTGGTCAAACCCCGCACGTTTTAGAAAAAGCATTTTCGTGGCATGCGAATTTAGCAACTAACGGCAGTATGTTGCTATCAGAATAA
- the thiE gene encoding thiamine phosphate synthase, with amino-acid sequence MKFSNKPAIYFVMGSRNSETKDPFTILEEALQGGITHFQLREKGSGALTGYALRNFALRCQQVCQNYSVPFIVNDDVELACSIDADGVHVGQDDETAFQVRQLIGEEKLLGVSVHSVEEARLAIQAGADYVGMGPVFGTTSKADAKKPAGVEEIKAVKREYPQLPIVGIGGIIPENADQVWRAGVSGVAVISAIANAKDVVEQVKAFQLSCKVGIGR; translated from the coding sequence TTGAAGTTTTCCAATAAACCCGCCATTTACTTTGTAATGGGTTCTCGAAATTCGGAGACAAAAGACCCTTTCACAATATTAGAAGAAGCGCTCCAAGGAGGCATCACACATTTTCAGTTGCGTGAAAAAGGATCGGGAGCTTTAACGGGTTATGCTTTACGAAATTTCGCATTGAGGTGTCAGCAAGTATGCCAAAACTATTCAGTGCCATTTATCGTTAATGATGATGTGGAATTAGCGTGTAGTATCGATGCTGATGGCGTTCATGTAGGTCAAGATGACGAAACAGCTTTTCAAGTTCGTCAATTGATTGGAGAAGAAAAGTTGTTAGGTGTTTCTGTTCATTCTGTAGAAGAAGCAAGGCTGGCTATTCAAGCGGGTGCTGATTATGTTGGAATGGGCCCAGTTTTTGGTACGACGTCTAAAGCGGATGCAAAAAAGCCTGCAGGAGTAGAGGAGATTAAAGCAGTCAAACGTGAATATCCGCAATTGCCAATTGTAGGAATTGGAGGGATTATTCCAGAAAACGCTGATCAAGTGTGGCGAGCAGGTGTATCAGGGGTTGCGGTTATTTCAGCTATAGCGAACGCAAAAGATGTTGTCGAGCAAGTAAAGGCTTTTCAACTATCTTGTAAAGTAGGGATTGGAAGATGA
- the thiW gene encoding energy coupling factor transporter S component ThiW — MNTKKLILMAMFVAIGVAGSAFVYFPAGIARAYPIQHAINVIAAVLFGPGPAVLIAFLTGVVRVLTGTGSLLAFPGGMIGAFLAGVLYIKFGKVWFAALGEVIGTGLIASVIAVPYARLLLGTEFGALFFIPPFFISSLTGALLGMVLIVRLRKVNTLEVWQWGSGFK, encoded by the coding sequence ATGAACACAAAAAAACTAATCTTAATGGCTATGTTTGTTGCGATAGGTGTGGCGGGTTCTGCTTTTGTATATTTTCCTGCGGGTATTGCCCGTGCGTATCCAATTCAACACGCAATTAATGTGATTGCGGCAGTTCTCTTTGGGCCAGGGCCTGCGGTATTAATCGCTTTTTTGACCGGTGTTGTTCGCGTATTAACCGGTACAGGTTCATTGTTAGCTTTTCCTGGAGGCATGATTGGTGCATTTTTGGCAGGCGTTCTGTATATCAAGTTCGGAAAAGTTTGGTTCGCTGCACTCGGTGAAGTAATAGGGACAGGTCTGATTGCTTCTGTCATCGCAGTACCATACGCCCGACTTTTATTAGGCACAGAATTTGGAGCTTTGTTTTTTATCCCTCCTTTTTTCATCTCTAGTTTGACGGGGGCCCTATTAGGTATGGTATTGATCGTGCGATTGCGCAAAGTCAATACACTCGAAGTCTGGCAATGGGGATCCGGATTTAAGTGA
- the rlmN gene encoding 23S rRNA (adenine(2503)-C(2))-methyltransferase RlmN, protein MKNSIYGLTIDQLKEWFLENGQKKYRAEQVWDWLYIKRVTEFAEMNNLSKDCIQLLEDNFVIRTLKETVKQESADGTIKFLFQMQDGNLIETVLMRFKYGNSVCVTTQVGCNIGCSFCASGLLKKSRDLNAGEIVEQIMQVQAHFDAQQKEERVSHIVVMGIGEPFDNYTNLMDFLKVVNSQKGLAIGARHITVSTSGIVPKIYDYADEGLQVNLAISIHAPTNELRTRIMKINKAYPIEKLMASIDYYLEKSNRRITFEYILLRDVNDHVEEANQLAKLLEDKRHLSYVNLIPYNSVDEHDQYQQSTPEAISAFYDALKKKGINCGVRHEQGADIDAACGQLRSKQIKKDKKEVTV, encoded by the coding sequence ATGAAAAATTCCATCTATGGATTAACGATAGACCAGTTAAAAGAATGGTTTTTAGAAAACGGCCAGAAAAAGTACCGTGCGGAGCAGGTATGGGATTGGTTGTATATTAAACGTGTCACTGAATTTGCGGAAATGAACAATCTTTCGAAAGATTGTATTCAACTACTTGAAGACAACTTTGTGATTCGTACGTTAAAAGAAACGGTTAAACAAGAATCTGCAGACGGTACGATCAAGTTTCTTTTCCAAATGCAAGATGGCAACTTGATCGAGACGGTATTGATGCGCTTTAAATACGGAAATTCTGTCTGTGTAACAACGCAAGTTGGTTGTAACATTGGCTGTAGTTTCTGTGCCAGCGGATTATTGAAAAAGAGCCGCGATTTAAACGCGGGCGAAATTGTTGAGCAAATTATGCAAGTACAAGCGCATTTTGATGCACAACAAAAAGAAGAACGTGTAAGTCATATCGTAGTTATGGGGATTGGTGAACCATTCGATAACTATACGAATTTGATGGACTTCTTAAAAGTTGTCAATTCTCAAAAAGGCTTGGCTATTGGAGCTCGCCACATCACGGTTTCTACTAGTGGGATTGTGCCGAAAATTTATGACTATGCAGACGAAGGCTTGCAAGTAAACCTTGCAATTTCAATTCATGCGCCAACAAATGAATTGCGTACGCGTATCATGAAAATTAACAAAGCATATCCAATCGAGAAGCTAATGGCTTCTATCGATTACTATTTGGAGAAATCGAACCGTCGTATCACGTTTGAGTATATTTTATTGCGTGATGTGAATGACCATGTTGAAGAAGCAAATCAACTGGCGAAATTGCTAGAAGATAAGCGTCACTTGTCATACGTGAACTTGATTCCGTACAATTCTGTTGATGAGCACGATCAATATCAACAAAGTACACCAGAAGCAATCAGTGCTTTCTATGATGCATTGAAGAAAAAAGGCATCAACTGTGGCGTACGTCACGAACAAGGCGCAGACATCGATGCTGCTTGTGGTCAATTACGAAGCAAACAAATCAAAAAAGATAAAAAAGAAGTAACAGTTTAA